The following proteins are encoded in a genomic region of Benincasa hispida cultivar B227 unplaced genomic scaffold, ASM972705v1 Contig245, whole genome shotgun sequence:
- the LOC120069113 gene encoding protein TRANSPORT INHIBITOR RESPONSE 1-like — protein MLRMASTFPEDVLEHVFSFIQCHKDRNSISMVCKSWYEIERWCRKRVFVGNCYAVSPQIVIRRFPDVRSLELKGKPHFADFSLVPDGWGGYVYPWILAMASAYPLLEEIRLKRMVVTDESLELISKSFKNFKVLVLMTCEGFSTDGLAAIAANCRNLKVLDLRESDVEDLNGHWLSHFPDTYTSLVSLNIACLGSEVSVSALERLVDRCPNLRTLRLNRPVPLDRHANLLCRAPQLVEFGAGCYTADLRSEVFSSLTGAFTNCTELKSLSGFWDVVPAYLPSVYPTCSRLTSLNLSYATIQCDDLTKLVTQCYNLQKLWVLDYIEDSGLEAVADTCKDLRELRVFPSELYGPEPNVSLTEQGLVSVSEGCPKLQSVLYFCRQMTNAALVTIARNRPNMTRFRLCIMEPRTPDYLTEQPLDVGFGAIVEYCKDLQRFSLSGLLTDRCFEYIGTYGKKLEMLSVAFAGNSDLGLHHVLSGCDSLRKLEIRDCPFGDKALLANAAKLETMRSLWMSSCSVSFGACKLLAQKFPQLNVEVIDERGPPNTRPESCPVERLYIYRSVTGRRLDMPGFVWTMDGDAPLRLT, from the exons ATGCTGAGAATGGCGAGTACGTTTCCAGAGGATGTGTTGGAGCATGTGTTTTCGTTTATACAGTGTCATAAAGATAGGAACTCGATTTCCATGGTGTGTAAGTCGTGGTATGAGATTGAGAGGTGGTGTAGGAAGAGGGTTTTTGTTGGGAACTGCTATGCGGTGAGTCCTCAGATTGTAATCAGGCGGTTTCCGGATGTGAGATCTCTGGAGTTGAAAGGGAAGCCGCACTTTGCGGATTTTAGTTTGGTTCCGGATGGTTGGGGTGGGTATGTTTATCCGTGGATCCTGGCTATGGCTTCTGCTTATCCTTTGCTGGAGGAGATCAGGTTGAAGAGAATGGTGGTTACGGATGAGAGTTTGGAGCTCATTTCCAAGTCTTTTAAGAATTTTAAGGTTCTTGTGTTGATGACTTGTGAAGGATTCAGTACTGATGGGCTTGCGGCAATTGCTGCCAATTGCAG GAATTTGAAAGTGTTGGATTTACGAGAGAGTGATGTGGAAGATCTGAATGGGCATTGGCTCAGCCATTTTCCTGATACGTATACGTCATTGGTGTCCCTCAATATTGCCTGTTTGGGGTCTGAGGTGAGTGTTTCTGCATTGGAGCGTCTCGTGGATAGGTGTCCAAACTTGCGGACACTGCGACTCAATCGTCCAGTTCCCCTTGATAGGCATGCCAACCTACTTTGTCGTGCACCTCAGCTGGTTGAGTTTGGTGCTGGATGCTACACAGCTGACTTGAGATCTGAAGTTTTTTCTAGCTTAACTGGGGCATTTACAAACTGCACAGAATTGAAGAGTCTATCGGGATTTTGGGATGTGGTCCCTGCATACCTTCCTTCCGTTTATCCAACTTGCTCTAGGCTAACATCCTTAAACCTAAGCTATGCTACAATTCAATGTGACGATCTTACCAAGCTTGTCACTCAATGTTATAATTTGCAGAAACTTTGG GTGCTGGATTACATTGAAGATTCCGGCCTTGAAGCCGTTGCAGATACCTGCAAGGATCTTCGAGAATTAAGAGTGTTTCCATCCGAACTGTATGGGCCAGAACCAAATGTGTCTTTGACAGAACAAGGACTTGTCTCTGTTTCTGAAGGTTGCCCAAAGCTCCAATCTGTTCTATATTTTTGTCGTCAAATGACAAATGCTGCCTTAGTGACCATCGCCAGGAATCGTCCAAACATGACCCGATTTCGTCTATGTATTATGGAGCCACGGACTCCCGATTACCTCACAGAGCAGCCACTTGATGTAGGCTTTGGTGCCATTGTTGAGTATTGCAAAGATCTCCAGCGCTTTTCCCTCTCTGGGCTTCTTACAGATCGATGTTTTGAATATATAGGGACTTACGGCAAGAAGCTAGAGATGTTATCTGTGGCATTTGCAGGCAATAGTGATTTAGGTCTTCATCATGTGTTGTCTGGATGTGATAGTCTTCGCAAGCTGGAGATCAGGGACTGTCCTTTTGGTGATAAAGCTCTTTTGGCCAATGCTGCAAAGCTCGAGACAATGCGATCCCTTTGGATGTCTTCTTGCTCAGTGAGTTTTGGAGCATGCAAATTGTTAGCTCAGAAGTTTCCCCAACTCAATGTCGAAGTTATAGATGAGAGGGGTCCCCCAAATACAAGGCCTGAAAGTTGTCCCGTGGAGAGACTTTACATATACCGAAGTGTCACTGGGCGTCGGTTAGATATGCCTGGTTTTGTGTGGACAATGGACGGAGATGCTCCTCTAAGGCTTACTTGA
- the LOC120069103 gene encoding uncharacterized protein LOC120069103, translating into MKNPTGKDEDQNRSNSKFMKSKKHKNMKRLGGKGLSLEAFANAKSTTDYYNPALIKKQREFYKNAKHVSKYKKLVKYQNQQNERPSSSTVGLVEDENETKFENHTNGRRGKERNKGVPSLQALYERKHEEKEKARMEKEAIIAAKKEEQERAKARRNATREKMFKRTQKGQPVMKYRIEHLLETIGGASMKH; encoded by the exons ATGAAGAATCCCACTGGAAAAGACGAAGATCAGAATCGCTCTAATTCGAAATTCATGAAGAGCAAGAAACACAAGAACATGAAACGGTTGGGAGGGAAGGGCCTTTCGCTCGAGGCGTTCGCGAATGCTAAATCAACCACCGATTACTATAATCCGGCTTTGATAA AAAAGCAAAGAGAGTTCTATAAAAATGCTAAACATGTCAGCAAGTATAAGAAGTTAGTGAAGTATCAGAATCAGCAGAATGAGAGGCCCTCTAGCTCTACTGTTGGACTTGTTGAG GatgaaaatgaaacaaaattcgAGAATCATACGAACGGCAGACGTGGGAAAGAAAGGAATAAAGGTGTACCTAGTCTCCAGGCACTGTATGAGAGAAAGCatgaagagaaagagaaagcaAGAATGGAGAAAGAAGCCATTATTGCTGCAAAAAAGGAAGAACAAGAAAGGGCTAAAGCTAGACGAAACGCTACAAGAGAAAAAATGTtcaaaagaacacaaaaaggtcAGCCAGTTATGAAGTACAGAATTGAGCATCTTTTGGAGACTATTGGTGGAGCCTCGATGAAGCACTGA